CGGCCAGGTCCTGGAAGTCAGTCCCCGGATTGAAGGTAAAACTGCCATCTCCGTTTGAAGAAGCAGTTCCTTCACTCGGCTGAGCGGTGATTGCATAGACCAGGCTGTTGGCGTCGTCGTCACTGTCCACATCATCGGCCAGCACGCTCGTGGATACCGTACCACCATCTTCGGTCGCTGCAATGCCTTCGTCGGCGGCGATCGGGGCGTCGTTAATGCCATGAATCCTGATGGTGTAGGTGCCTCCATCCGTACCACCGTTGCCATCAGAGATTTTATACGTAAATGCTTCGTCGTAAAAATCACCAACGGCTAGAAAGTCATAGCTATCGTTCGGGTCAAATGTGAAACTGCCGTCTGCATTCGCAGTCAGCAACCCTCCGAGTCCGATGGAAATTGTAGCGCCCACATTCCCGACAGCGCCATTAATTTCCGTTATCAGCAGGGAATCGTCTTCCGCATCAGTGGCAAATTCAAAAATCGCCCCGGCGGGAACGCTTACAGGATTATCTTCATCTGCGCCTACCGTCAGAATTGTATTGGGATTGGCGACAGGATCATCATTCACACCGGTAATGGAGATCGTCACGGTCGCGGTATCGGTGCCGCCGTTTCCATCGCTGAGGGTGTAGGTAAAGGTTTCGGTCGCGGTCTCACCGAGAGCCAGATAGTCAAACACCCCATTGGGTTGATAAGAAATAAACCCACCGCTGAACAGTGTCAACGATGCACCGGAAGCCAGCACAACCTCATTACCCACATTGGCTGCGCTACCATTGACGGCCGTTACCTCAATACTGTCGCTACTATCGGGATCGTAGTCCACACCATTGCCGTTACTGCTGATCACACTGTGGTGATTCATGTTCAGGGTTTCGTTCTGAGTGATCGTAAAGTCATCGTCAGCAGCGACCGGAGGATCGTTCACACCGTGAATCGTAATCGTGACGGTCGCGGTGTCCGAGGTAACCAGCAGCCCGGTTCCATCGTCGATAGTGTAGGTAAAGCTTTCCGTTGCTGATTCTCCGACTGCCAGATAGTTAAACACGCCAGTAGGATCATAGGTAAACGTACCATCGGAATTCAGTGTCAGTAACGCACCGGAACCGAGTGCAATCTGATTGCCGACGTCACCTGCCACCCCGTTGACTTCCGTTACGGTCAGCGTATTGTTCTCAACATCGGAATCAGCTGTCGTAGGGTTTGCAGCAAGCACATTGCTGGCACCATTGAGGACTGTTTCTTCATCTGTGCTGAAACTGTCGTCGACAGCTACCGGGGCGTCATTAAGTGCATTGACTGTCACAGTGAACGTATTCGACAGCACAGTATTCCCGGCGACGTCGATGGCCCGAATCACAATATCCGCCGACCCACTCACATCCTGCCGGGAAGTCAAAATGAGTTCTTCTGTGGCGAAATTAAAATTGAGAATGGCATTGGTAATGGAATCAACACTGTAGCTGAGCGGGGTTCCCCCGTTCTGATTAAAGAAATCAGTGAACGGGCCCAGGTTGAAGCTGCCGAAATCTTCGTTGAGTGTCTGGTTCCCGATTGGAGTCGCTGTGGTAGGCGCAATCGTATCCAGTTCAAAATTGACATCGAAGGCACCAGCCGGGCTGACATTATCATGTTCATCCACAGTCATGAAGTGCAGGGTATGAGTGCCCCCTTCCAGCGAACCGCCACCGTTCAGGTTCGTTTCCAGCCAGCCGCGTGTCAGCGTGAATGAACCACCGTTGGCGCCGCCGGAGAGCAGACCAAAGATATCCACATAGCTGCCCCCATCCAGGGCGACTTTGAACTGGGCAATCAGGCTTTCATCAGAGACAGTACCGATAATCGTCAAATCGTTGGTGATGCCGTCCGAATTGGAAACTCCGGAATCCGTCTGCAGGCCGGCTACCACAGCCGGCGCATCCTGGTCCCCAATCAGTTCCAGTTGCACCGTGGGTACGTTGCGGTTGTTGTTCATCATCTGCAGGTCGTAGTTGTCGATGTCACCATCTTTGTCACCGTCCTGCTCTTCCGAGTAATAATTCTGATTCGGATTCAGACCCATCGACAGAATCATCTGCGAAGTGAAATGATTAAATCCGAACAGATGCTGGTAAGAGGCAGCCAGCGCCTGCTGATATTCAGTATCACTGACAGAGCCACTGCCGTCAGAGTCACCCGGCATAAAGATGTCGATGGTGAAATTACCGGTGGCTGCTGTCTGGCCCTGGACGAAGATCGAGTAGTCACCAGGAGCCAGTGTGGCCAGGACCAGTGAGCTGGACGTGCCAGCATGATCGTGTTCAGCCAGTTGCAGTGGAACCACAGCATTGGTGTTCGCATCCAGAATCTGGACCGCAGCCGGATTAAATGCAGAGCCGGGAGAGGCATGAACCTCAAATCCCAAAGTCGGCGAGCTGCCGGCACCAACCGTCAGCAGCAGTTCAGTCGAATCATTTGGCTGGTTTACTGAACTCTCCAGCGACGCCAGAATGTTGCTCGCCAGCAGGGTCCGGTCTTCCAGACGCTCAACGTGGCTGGCATATCCAATCGGACGAGACATCCGAAAAGGTAAACGACGCTTGAATTTGCGAGTAGAGTTGCGGCCAAATAATCTCTTGAGGCTCTTCATAGTGTTTTTACTCGTATTGGATTGGATCGTGGTCAAAGAATATACAGGTATGGCAGATGAGGATATTTACTGTCGAAATAGACACATACTTTGACGATTAAGCTAATTAAACCTAACAGTCAGCCACTTGCTCGAAATACGTTTTTTTCTTTTTGAGTACGCATTTTTAGCTCAAGTTTTCAGCTAATAATGCAATTTATGAAATATCTTTGCCTACGCGTGAAGGAATTGCAATTAATAAAAAGGCAATCTGGAATGTTTAGGAGATCTAGTTCAGGTTGTAGGACCTTCGTAAAGATCAGCGCAAAAATGAGTTTCATGTTCAGTAGGGGGGATAGGACATGCTGATGCCTTAACTCAACAAGAAAGTTTCATTTAGGCAACACGCTTGATAAGAAACCTGAACAAAACCCAAAAAGAGATCAACAGATTCCGATACGTGACACACAGGGACCTTCAGGCATGATCTTTCCCCGTAAAATAGGCAATCCAGAGGGAAAGTTAACGTTTGCAACCGAAAATCAGTATGAAGAGACCTGTTCAGCTCTAAATTGATTCGCCAGAGCTGATCCCACATACCGAACTAGAGTGAAGAAGAGTGATTATGACTCTCCCGCGGGATTTCTACCTCTATCGAGGCCTGAATCCAGGGAGTCAGGTCATTCTGTTTTACAAATACATTGTTTGAGCTGAATCGGTTCGTCCTGACATCCTGCAGCTGGATTCAGGGAAAAAATCAACGACAGGTCTGCAGATAAACAATCTGGTGATCGCACGAGTTGGAAAACATGCGAATGAATAAATTTTCACAATGGATTGTGGTTGCTCT
The nucleotide sequence above comes from Gimesia sp.. Encoded proteins:
- a CDS encoding Ig-like domain-containing protein; translation: MSRPIGYASHVERLEDRTLLASNILASLESSVNQPNDSTELLLTVGAGSSPTLGFEVHASPGSAFNPAAVQILDANTNAVVPLQLAEHDHAGTSSSLVLATLAPGDYSIFVQGQTAATGNFTIDIFMPGDSDGSGSVSDTEYQQALAASYQHLFGFNHFTSQMILSMGLNPNQNYYSEEQDGDKDGDIDNYDLQMMNNNRNVPTVQLELIGDQDAPAVVAGLQTDSGVSNSDGITNDLTIIGTVSDESLIAQFKVALDGGSYVDIFGLLSGGANGGSFTLTRGWLETNLNGGGSLEGGTHTLHFMTVDEHDNVSPAGAFDVNFELDTIAPTTATPIGNQTLNEDFGSFNLGPFTDFFNQNGGTPLSYSVDSITNAILNFNFATEELILTSRQDVSGSADIVIRAIDVAGNTVLSNTFTVTVNALNDAPVAVDDSFSTDEETVLNGASNVLAANPTTADSDVENNTLTVTEVNGVAGDVGNQIALGSGALLTLNSDGTFTYDPTGVFNYLAVGESATESFTYTIDDGTGLLVTSDTATVTITIHGVNDPPVAADDDFTITQNETLNMNHHSVISSNGNGVDYDPDSSDSIEVTAVNGSAANVGNEVVLASGASLTLFSGGFISYQPNGVFDYLALGETATETFTYTLSDGNGGTDTATVTISITGVNDDPVANPNTILTVGADEDNPVSVPAGAIFEFATDAEDDSLLITEINGAVGNVGATISIGLGGLLTANADGSFTFDPNDSYDFLAVGDFYDEAFTYKISDGNGGTDGGTYTIRIHGINDAPIAADEGIAATEDGGTVSTSVLADDVDSDDDANSLVYAITAQPSEGTASSNGDGSFTFNPGTDFQDLA